The Croceicoccus marinus genome contains a region encoding:
- a CDS encoding alpha/beta fold hydrolase — MTEPSDLPVSLENVTARDGTRLAVHRMDPAGGEGKPLVLLHGLFSSAEVNWIKFGHARQLAEAGFSLFMPDLRAHAHSEAPHDPACYPPSVLVNDLEDVIAHYGLGEGGAPYDLAGFSLGSRTVLGGAIAGMTPRRLALVGMGLEGLMEFRRRAGFFIDAIDNFDTAKRGDTHFFAVSFMKTQKIDRVAARLLLSSTGLAIDRAQLSVPQMPILVLCGTEDKDNGSPEALAQALPNAQTAWIPGTHMSSVTEKALGRELVKFFGD; from the coding sequence ATGACCGAACCCAGCGACCTGCCCGTTTCCCTAGAGAATGTCACCGCCCGCGACGGCACCAGGCTTGCGGTGCACCGCATGGATCCCGCCGGCGGAGAGGGTAAGCCGCTGGTGCTGCTGCACGGGCTGTTTTCCAGCGCAGAGGTCAACTGGATCAAGTTCGGCCACGCGCGCCAGCTGGCCGAGGCGGGCTTCTCGCTCTTCATGCCCGACCTGCGCGCCCATGCGCATAGCGAGGCGCCGCACGATCCCGCCTGCTATCCGCCGTCGGTGCTGGTCAACGACCTCGAGGATGTGATCGCGCATTACGGGCTGGGCGAGGGCGGGGCGCCATACGATCTCGCCGGTTTCTCGCTCGGCTCGCGCACGGTGCTGGGCGGGGCGATCGCGGGGATGACCCCGCGCAGGCTGGCGTTGGTGGGCATGGGGCTTGAAGGGCTGATGGAATTCCGCCGCCGCGCCGGGTTCTTCATCGACGCCATCGACAATTTCGACACGGCGAAGCGCGGCGACACGCATTTCTTCGCCGTCTCCTTCATGAAGACGCAGAAGATCGACCGCGTTGCCGCCCGGCTGCTGCTGTCCTCCACCGGCCTTGCGATCGACCGCGCGCAGCTGTCGGTCCCGCAAATGCCGATCCTGGTGCTGTGCGGCACCGAGGACAAGGACAACGGCTCGCCCGAAGCGCTGGCCCAGGCGCTGCCCAACGCGCAGACGGCGTGGATCCCCGGCACCCACATGTCGAGCGTCACGGAAAAGGCGCTTGGGCGCGAACTGGTGAAATTCTTCGGCGACTAA
- a CDS encoding AMP nucleosidase, with product MQTPDDIIGELTLLYDAARAALRGDMVAYAADGTIPERARRNDGTYAYPELRLRFSGSSKPPEVGRSFARLTRPGRYVTTITRPRLFAPYLREQLSLIMEDHEVDIDVGPSRQEIPFPYVLDGDAAADLASVSPRELAQYFPATELALIGDEIADGRSVVRGDEPMPLSLFDGLRTDFSLARLQHYTGTNPEHVQRYVLFTNYHRYVDEFVDWAAEQLDGEKFTALSGAGGLYLDQRRSNARSLLSDTAWRRHQMPAYHLVAPDGGGITLVNIGVGPSNAKTITDHLAVMRPEAWLMIGHCGGLRDTQKIGDYVLAHAYLRDDHVLDSVLPPEIPLPAIAEVQQALAQAAEEISGTEGVDLKRRMRTGTVVTTDDRNWELQVSKSGDRLSLARGVGIDMESATIAAQGYRFRVPYGTLLCVSDKPLHGELKLPGQANRFYEQAIAGHLQIGIKSCELLKAEGERLHSRKLRAFNEPPFR from the coding sequence ATGCAGACACCCGACGACATCATTGGCGAGCTGACCCTTTTGTATGACGCGGCCCGCGCCGCGCTGCGCGGGGACATGGTCGCCTATGCCGCCGACGGCACGATTCCCGAGCGTGCGCGCCGCAATGACGGCACCTATGCCTATCCCGAACTGCGACTGCGGTTTTCGGGCAGCAGCAAGCCGCCCGAGGTGGGCCGTTCGTTCGCGCGGCTGACCCGCCCCGGACGCTATGTCACCACGATCACCCGGCCGCGCCTGTTCGCACCCTATCTGCGCGAGCAATTGTCGCTGATCATGGAGGATCACGAGGTCGACATCGACGTCGGCCCCTCGCGGCAGGAGATTCCATTTCCCTATGTGCTCGACGGCGATGCCGCCGCCGACCTTGCCAGCGTATCCCCGCGCGAACTGGCGCAATATTTCCCCGCGACCGAACTGGCACTGATCGGGGACGAGATTGCCGATGGCCGGTCGGTGGTGCGCGGCGACGAGCCGATGCCGCTGTCGCTGTTCGACGGGCTACGTACCGATTTCAGCCTGGCCCGACTGCAGCATTACACCGGCACCAATCCCGAGCATGTGCAGCGCTATGTGCTGTTCACCAATTATCACCGCTATGTCGACGAATTCGTCGACTGGGCGGCGGAGCAGCTCGACGGCGAGAAGTTCACCGCGCTGTCGGGTGCGGGCGGGCTGTACCTGGACCAAAGGCGCAGCAATGCGCGCAGCCTGCTGTCGGACACGGCGTGGCGGCGGCACCAGATGCCGGCCTATCACCTGGTCGCGCCGGACGGCGGCGGGATCACTTTGGTCAATATCGGCGTCGGCCCGTCGAACGCCAAGACCATCACCGACCATCTGGCCGTCATGCGGCCCGAGGCGTGGCTGATGATCGGCCATTGCGGCGGGCTGCGCGACACTCAGAAGATCGGCGATTATGTGCTGGCCCACGCCTATCTGCGCGACGACCATGTGCTGGACAGCGTGCTGCCGCCCGAGATTCCCCTGCCCGCCATTGCCGAGGTGCAGCAGGCGCTGGCGCAGGCGGCCGAGGAGATCAGCGGGACCGAAGGTGTCGATTTGAAGCGCCGCATGCGCACCGGCACCGTCGTCACCACCGACGACCGCAACTGGGAACTGCAGGTATCCAAAAGCGGCGACCGGCTGTCGCTGGCGCGGGGTGTCGGCATCGACATGGAAAGCGCCACCATCGCGGCGCAGGGCTATCGCTTTCGCGTCCCCTACGGCACGCTTCTATGCGTGTCGGACAAGCCGCTGCACGGCGAGCTGAAGCTGCCCGGACAGGCGAATCGCTTTTACGAGCAGGCGATCGCGGGCCATCTGCAGATCGGCATCAAGAGCTGCGAATTGCTGAAGGCAGAGGGCGAACGCCTGCACAGCCGCAAGCTGCGCGCGTTCAACGAACCGCCTTTCCGATAA
- the rplI gene encoding 50S ribosomal protein L9 has protein sequence MDIILLERIEKLGTIGDVVSVKDGYARNFLLPNKKALRANAANKKVFEANRERLEAENAERRTDAEKQGDKVAGTEIVLIRASSNAGQLYGSVSVRDITVALNEKGHDIDKRQVILAQPIKTIGMFDVTIALHPEVHVTIKANVARSDDEASLQSEGVDVLAAMFEEESAEQTGFTEDRDPNAEPGEIADAEAEAAEGEDEEQA, from the coding sequence ATGGACATCATCCTCCTGGAACGTATCGAGAAGCTCGGCACCATCGGTGACGTGGTTTCCGTCAAGGACGGCTACGCCCGCAACTTCCTGCTTCCGAACAAGAAGGCCCTGCGCGCCAATGCGGCGAACAAGAAGGTCTTCGAGGCCAATCGCGAGCGTCTGGAAGCCGAGAACGCCGAGCGCCGTACCGACGCCGAAAAGCAGGGCGACAAGGTTGCCGGCACCGAGATCGTGCTGATCCGCGCGTCGTCGAACGCCGGCCAGCTGTACGGTTCGGTCAGCGTCCGCGACATCACCGTCGCCCTGAACGAAAAGGGCCACGACATCGACAAGCGCCAGGTCATCCTGGCGCAGCCGATCAAGACCATCGGCATGTTCGACGTGACCATCGCGCTGCACCCCGAGGTGCATGTGACGATCAAGGCCAATGTCGCGCGTTCGGACGACGAAGCATCGCTTCAGTCGGAAGGCGTGGACGTGCTGGCCGCGATGTTCGAGGAAGAATCGGCCGAACAGACCGGTTTCACCGAAGATCGCGATCCCAATGCGGAGCCCGGCGAGATCGCCGACGCCGAAGCCGAAGCCGCAGAGGGCGAGGACGAAGAGCAGGCCTGA
- the rpsF gene encoding 30S ribosomal protein S6, whose protein sequence is MPLYEHVFLARQDLSQSQVDALANTATEIVEANEGKVVKTETWGLKNLAYKIQRNRKAHYVMLNIDAPANVVEELERQTRINEDVIRYMTIKVEEHEGGPSVMMRKNDRERRGRKGDR, encoded by the coding sequence ATGCCGCTTTACGAGCATGTGTTCCTTGCGCGTCAGGACCTCTCTCAGAGCCAGGTCGATGCGCTTGCGAACACCGCCACCGAGATTGTCGAGGCGAACGAGGGCAAGGTCGTGAAGACCGAGACCTGGGGCCTCAAGAACCTCGCCTACAAGATCCAGCGCAATCGCAAGGCTCACTACGTGATGCTGAACATCGATGCGCCCGCCAACGTTGTCGAGGAGCTGGAGCGCCAGACCCGCATCAACGAGGACGTGATCCGTTACATGACCATCAAGGTCGAGGAACACGAAGGTGGTCCGTCGGTCATGATGCGCAAGAACGACCGCGAACGCCGCGGCCGCAAGGGAGATCGCTGA
- the rpsR gene encoding 30S ribosomal protein S18: MARPFFRRRKSCPFAAKNAPAIDYKDVRLLQGFMSERGKIVPSRITAVSAKKQRELSKAIKRARHIGLLPYIVK, translated from the coding sequence ATGGCCCGTCCGTTTTTCCGCCGCCGCAAGAGCTGCCCTTTCGCAGCCAAGAATGCGCCCGCGATCGACTACAAGGACGTGCGCCTGCTGCAGGGCTTCATGTCCGAGCGTGGCAAGATCGTGCCGAGCCGCATCACCGCCGTCTCCGCCAAGAAGCAGCGCGAGCTGTCCAAGGCGATCAAGCGCGCACGCCACATCGGCCTGCTGCCCTACATCGTCAAGTAA
- the egtD gene encoding L-histidine N(alpha)-methyltransferase, which translates to MTVQQALRIVDEDEAGIDKAFKRDVLKGLSEPQKAVPARWFYDERGSQLFEDITRLPEYYPTRAEKEILRAHSGDFRAAIGPGRAVVEFGSGSSAKTPLLLRAIEPLAYVPIDISGEFLRASADRLAEKLPDLPIHPVEADFTRRVTMPAEIDGTARLGFFPGSTIGNMVPRTAVDMLREMRATLEAGSPEGAPPLLLIGMDRIKSRKLLIPAYDDSQGVTAAFNLNLITRINRELDGTMPVDAFRHKAVWNDDIARVEMHLEAQRDIAFTVCEREFTMSAGETIHTENSHKYGRRSAAALLLAGGWTPLERWNDHDSRFMLILAEASPLRSAP; encoded by the coding sequence ATGACGGTTCAGCAAGCGCTGCGCATCGTTGACGAGGATGAAGCCGGCATCGACAAGGCATTCAAGCGCGACGTGCTGAAGGGCCTGTCCGAACCGCAAAAGGCGGTGCCGGCGCGTTGGTTCTATGACGAACGCGGATCGCAGCTGTTCGAGGATATCACCCGGCTGCCCGAATATTACCCGACCCGCGCCGAGAAGGAGATCCTGCGCGCCCACAGCGGCGATTTCCGCGCCGCCATCGGGCCGGGCCGCGCGGTGGTCGAATTCGGATCGGGCAGCTCGGCCAAGACGCCGCTTCTGCTGCGCGCGATCGAACCGTTGGCCTACGTGCCGATCGACATCTCGGGCGAATTCCTGCGCGCGTCCGCCGACCGGCTGGCCGAGAAGCTACCCGACCTGCCGATCCACCCGGTCGAGGCCGATTTCACCCGCCGCGTCACCATGCCGGCCGAGATCGACGGTACGGCGCGGCTGGGCTTCTTCCCCGGCTCCACCATCGGCAACATGGTGCCGCGCACCGCGGTCGACATGCTGCGCGAAATGCGCGCCACGCTGGAGGCGGGCAGCCCCGAGGGCGCGCCCCCGCTGCTGCTGATCGGCATGGACCGGATCAAGAGCCGCAAGCTGCTCATCCCCGCCTATGACGATTCGCAAGGAGTGACGGCAGCGTTCAACCTGAACCTGATCACCCGCATCAACCGCGAGCTGGACGGCACCATGCCGGTCGATGCATTCCGCCACAAGGCGGTCTGGAACGACGACATCGCCCGCGTCGAAATGCACCTGGAAGCCCAGCGCGACATCGCCTTCACCGTCTGCGAGCGCGAGTTTACCATGTCGGCAGGCGAAACGATCCATACCGAGAACAGTCACAAATACGGCCGCCGCTCTGCCGCCGCGCTGCTGCTGGCCGGCGGCTGGACTCCGCTCGAACGCTGGAACGATCACGACAGCCGCTTCATGCTGATCCTGGCCGAAGCCAGCCCGCTGCGATCTGCGCCCTAA
- a CDS encoding GFA family protein, giving the protein MAAPSTTGQRVMEGGCQCGAVRYRVAVADDEAYLCHCRMCQKATGGVSIAFRNVAAETLQWSGQPEWYASSPIAHRPFCARCGTPLGFAFLGSKYLDLTVGSFDDPGYFVPVSNCGIESRHAAWEDTSHLPGVKVTQLDSAIRAWGSAGLPVPE; this is encoded by the coding sequence ATGGCAGCGCCCTCCACCACCGGACAGCGCGTGATGGAGGGCGGCTGCCAGTGCGGCGCGGTCCGCTACCGCGTGGCGGTAGCGGATGACGAGGCGTATCTTTGCCATTGCCGCATGTGCCAGAAGGCGACCGGCGGCGTCTCCATCGCGTTCAGGAACGTGGCCGCGGAAACGCTGCAATGGTCGGGCCAGCCTGAATGGTACGCCAGCTCTCCCATCGCGCATCGCCCGTTCTGCGCGCGGTGCGGAACGCCGCTGGGCTTCGCCTTTCTGGGCAGCAAATATCTCGACCTTACCGTCGGCAGCTTCGACGATCCGGGCTATTTCGTGCCAGTTTCGAACTGCGGTATCGAAAGCAGGCATGCCGCGTGGGAAGATACCAGCCATCTGCCCGGCGTGAAGGTCACCCAGCTCGATAGCGCGATCAGGGCATGGGGCAGCGCGGGGCTGCCCGTTCCCGAATAG
- the egtB gene encoding ergothioneine biosynthesis protein EgtB, with the protein MDTAAQKTLVPGNVHAGGEAGRSSRPAPSLSDSFRSTRALSLALAEHLSDADATIQSMEDASPAKWHLAHTSWFFETFLLRDHLPGYRLFDERFPFLFNSYYEAEGQRIARFSRGMLSRPALDECIAFRRAIDHAMESLLGREDCAPLIALGIAHEQQHQELLLTDIKHALFQNPLGPAMFDRLPDTPQHKGEGWIEHQGGIARIGQDCADTRFCFDCEGPRHRVLLEPFRLSRSLVSNREWAEFIADGGYRDPALWLSDGWAWVNREGVEAPLYWHGDDHFTLAGWQPRDPDAPATHISYYEADAFASWAGKRLPTEAEWEVAAADADPAGGQQMDRAETVQPAATPDLFGSCWQWTRSAYLPYPGFSPAEGAVGEYNGKFMSGQFVLKGASCATARGHSRPSYRNFFYPHQRWQFTGLRLAQDI; encoded by the coding sequence ATGGACACAGCCGCCCAGAAAACGCTCGTGCCCGGTAATGTGCATGCCGGGGGGGAGGCAGGACGATCTTCCAGGCCCGCACCCTCGCTCTCCGACAGTTTCCGATCTACCCGCGCGCTCAGCCTTGCCCTTGCCGAACATCTGTCCGACGCGGACGCCACCATCCAGTCGATGGAGGATGCCAGCCCCGCGAAATGGCATCTGGCGCATACCAGCTGGTTCTTCGAAACCTTCCTGCTGCGCGATCATCTGCCCGGCTACCGCCTTTTCGACGAACGCTTTCCCTTCCTGTTCAACTCGTATTACGAGGCCGAGGGCCAGCGCATCGCCCGCTTTTCGCGCGGGATGCTGTCGCGCCCGGCGCTGGACGAATGCATCGCCTTTCGCCGCGCCATCGACCACGCGATGGAATCGCTGCTGGGCCGCGAGGATTGCGCCCCGCTGATCGCGCTGGGCATCGCGCATGAGCAGCAACATCAGGAATTGCTGCTGACCGACATCAAGCACGCCCTGTTCCAGAACCCGCTCGGCCCCGCGATGTTCGATCGCCTGCCGGACACGCCGCAGCACAAGGGCGAAGGCTGGATCGAGCACCAGGGCGGCATCGCGCGCATCGGGCAGGACTGTGCCGACACGCGCTTCTGCTTCGATTGCGAAGGCCCGCGCCACCGCGTGCTGCTCGAACCGTTCCGCCTGTCGCGAAGCCTTGTCAGCAACCGGGAATGGGCCGAATTCATCGCCGACGGCGGCTATCGCGATCCGGCGCTCTGGCTGTCCGACGGCTGGGCATGGGTAAACCGCGAAGGGGTCGAGGCTCCGCTCTACTGGCACGGCGACGATCACTTCACCCTGGCCGGATGGCAGCCCCGCGACCCCGACGCGCCCGCCACGCATATCTCCTATTACGAAGCCGACGCCTTTGCCTCGTGGGCGGGAAAGCGCCTGCCGACCGAAGCCGAATGGGAAGTCGCCGCCGCGGATGCCGACCCGGCCGGCGGCCAGCAGATGGACCGCGCCGAAACGGTCCAGCCCGCCGCGACGCCCGACCTTTTCGGCAGCTGCTGGCAATGGACCCGCTCGGCCTATCTTCCCTATCCCGGCTTCTCGCCCGCCGAGGGCGCGGTCGGCGAGTACAACGGCAAGTTCATGAGCGGCCAGTTCGTGCTCAAGGGCGCCAGCTGCGCCACCGCGCGCGGCCATTCGCGCCCCAGCTATCGCAATTTCTTCTACCCCCACCAGCGTTGGCAGTTCACGGGCCTCAGGCTGGCACAAGACATCTAG
- a CDS encoding class II 3-deoxy-7-phosphoheptulonate synthase, producing MNKTADWSPESWKSQEARHLPAYADAAALADAEHRLTRFPPLVFAGEARALKADLGEVSQGKGFLLQGGDCAESFAEFHPDNIRDTFRVILQMAVVLTFASKQKVVKVGRMAGQFAKPRSSDVEVKDGVELPSYFGDNINDIAFEAEGRKPDPERMIRAYSQAAATLNLLRAFAGGGYANLRQVHQWTLDFMDRSPWGTRFAQMADRISEALDFMEACGVDPATVPQLQGTNFYTSHEALLLPYEQAMTRRDSLTGEWYDTSAHMLWIGDRTRFEGSAHVEFLRGVGNPIGMKCGPSLSPDALLSMLDTLNPGRQAGRITLISRFGHEKVEAGLAPLVRAVKREGHPVVWSCDPMHGNVIKSESGFKTRPFDRILSEVKGFFAVHRAEGTHAGGIHIEMTGQDVTECTGGAVAITDDLLSARYRTHCDPRLNAAQSIELAFLLAEELNAEVLARRDAA from the coding sequence GTGAACAAGACGGCGGACTGGAGCCCCGAAAGCTGGAAATCGCAGGAAGCAAGGCATCTTCCCGCCTATGCCGACGCAGCGGCGCTGGCCGATGCGGAGCACAGGCTGACCCGGTTTCCCCCGCTCGTCTTCGCGGGCGAGGCGCGCGCGCTGAAGGCCGATCTGGGCGAGGTGTCGCAGGGCAAGGGCTTCCTGCTGCAGGGCGGCGACTGCGCCGAGAGCTTCGCCGAATTCCATCCCGACAATATCCGCGACACGTTCCGCGTGATCCTGCAGATGGCGGTCGTGCTGACCTTCGCCAGCAAGCAGAAGGTGGTGAAGGTCGGCCGCATGGCGGGCCAGTTCGCCAAGCCGCGCTCCAGCGATGTCGAGGTCAAGGACGGCGTCGAGCTGCCCAGCTATTTCGGCGACAACATCAACGACATCGCGTTCGAGGCGGAGGGCCGCAAGCCCGATCCCGAACGCATGATCCGCGCCTATAGCCAGGCCGCGGCCACGCTGAACCTGCTGCGCGCCTTCGCGGGGGGCGGCTATGCGAACTTGCGCCAGGTGCACCAGTGGACGCTGGATTTCATGGACCGCAGTCCGTGGGGCACGCGCTTTGCCCAGATGGCGGACCGCATCAGCGAGGCGCTCGACTTCATGGAAGCCTGCGGCGTCGATCCGGCGACCGTGCCGCAGCTCCAGGGCACCAATTTCTACACCAGCCACGAAGCGCTGCTGCTGCCCTACGAGCAGGCGATGACCCGCCGCGATTCGCTGACGGGCGAGTGGTACGACACCAGCGCGCACATGCTGTGGATCGGCGACCGCACCCGGTTCGAAGGGTCGGCCCATGTCGAATTCCTGCGCGGCGTCGGCAATCCCATCGGCATGAAGTGCGGCCCGTCGCTGTCGCCCGACGCGCTGCTGTCGATGCTCGACACGCTGAACCCCGGGCGCCAGGCGGGGCGGATCACGCTGATCAGCCGCTTCGGGCACGAGAAGGTGGAGGCAGGCCTTGCCCCGCTGGTCCGCGCGGTGAAGCGCGAAGGCCATCCGGTGGTGTGGTCGTGCGATCCCATGCACGGCAATGTCATCAAGTCGGAAAGCGGCTTCAAGACGCGGCCCTTCGACCGCATCCTGTCCGAGGTGAAGGGCTTCTTCGCGGTCCACCGGGCCGAGGGCACGCATGCAGGCGGCATCCATATCGAGATGACGGGGCAGGACGTGACCGAATGCACCGGCGGCGCGGTCGCCATCACCGACGACCTGCTGTCGGCGCGCTATCGCACGCATTGCGACCCGCGCCTCAACGCCGCGCAGTCGATCGAACTGGCCTTCCTGCTGGCCGAGGAACTGAACGCCGAGGTACTGGCCCGCCGCGACGCGGCGTAG
- a CDS encoding aspartate-semialdehyde dehydrogenase, producing the protein MGYRVAVVGATGNVGREMLAILAERAFPYDEIAAVASSRSVGTEIEIGDTGQMIKCKNIEHFDFSGYDIALFAAGSGPTAEYAPKAAAAGCVVIDNSSLYRMDPDVPLIVPEVNPDAIDGYKKKNIIANPNCSTAQMVVALKPLHDVARIKRVVVSTYQSVSGAGKQGMDELFEQSRAIFVGDKPEPAKFTKQIAFNVIPHIDVFLDDGSTKEEWKMVAETKKILDPKVKVQATCVRVPVFVGHSESINIEFENEISAEQAQDILREAPGIMLVDKREDGGYVTPVECVGDYATYISRVREDSTVDNGLALWCVSDNLRKGAALNAVQIAELLGRRHLKKG; encoded by the coding sequence ATGGGTTATCGGGTGGCAGTCGTTGGAGCCACGGGCAATGTCGGACGCGAGATGCTGGCCATCCTCGCCGAGCGGGCCTTCCCTTATGACGAGATCGCGGCGGTTGCCTCCTCGCGCTCGGTCGGGACCGAGATCGAGATTGGCGACACCGGCCAGATGATCAAATGCAAGAATATCGAGCATTTCGACTTCTCGGGCTATGATATCGCGCTGTTCGCGGCAGGCAGCGGCCCCACGGCCGAATATGCGCCCAAGGCGGCGGCGGCGGGCTGCGTGGTGATCGACAATTCCTCGCTCTACCGCATGGACCCCGACGTGCCGCTGATCGTGCCCGAGGTTAACCCCGACGCGATCGACGGCTACAAGAAGAAGAACATCATCGCGAACCCCAATTGCTCGACCGCGCAGATGGTCGTGGCGCTCAAGCCGCTGCACGACGTAGCCAGGATCAAGCGCGTCGTCGTCTCGACCTATCAGTCGGTGTCGGGCGCGGGCAAGCAGGGCATGGACGAGCTGTTCGAACAGAGCCGCGCGATCTTCGTCGGCGACAAGCCCGAACCGGCCAAGTTCACCAAGCAGATCGCCTTCAACGTGATCCCGCACATCGACGTCTTCCTCGACGACGGGTCGACCAAGGAAGAGTGGAAGATGGTCGCTGAGACCAAGAAGATCCTGGATCCCAAGGTCAAGGTGCAGGCCACCTGCGTGCGCGTGCCCGTGTTCGTCGGCCATTCGGAATCGATCAACATCGAGTTCGAGAACGAGATCTCCGCCGAGCAGGCACAGGACATCCTGCGCGAGGCGCCCGGCATCATGCTGGTCGACAAACGCGAGGACGGCGGATACGTCACCCCGGTCGAATGCGTGGGCGATTACGCCACCTATATCAGTCGCGTGCGCGAGGATTCGACCGTCGACAACGGTCTTGCCCTGTGGTGCGTGTCGGACAATCTGCGCAAGGGCGCGGCGCTGAACGCGGTGCAGATCGCGGAACTGCTGGGACGCCGCCACCTCAAGAAAGGCTGA